A stretch of the Pan troglodytes isolate AG18354 chromosome 20, NHGRI_mPanTro3-v2.0_pri, whole genome shotgun sequence genome encodes the following:
- the CBLC gene encoding E3 ubiquitin-protein ligase CBL-C isoform X2: MALAVAPWGRQREEARALGRAVRMLQRLEEQCVDPRLSVSPPSLRDLLPRTAQLLREVAHSRRAAGGGGPGGPGGSGDFLLIYLANLEAKSRQVAALLPPRGQRSANDELFRAGSRLRRQLAKLAIIFSHMHAELHALFPGGKYCGHMYQLTKAPAHTFWRESCGARCVLPWAEFESLLGTCHPVEPGCTALALRTTIDLTCSGHVSIFEFDVFTRLFQPWPTLLKNWQLLAVNHPGYMAFLTYDEVQERLQACRDKPGSYLYPDGKTHNPDLTELGQAEPQQRIHVSEEQLQLYWAMDSTFELCKICAESNKDVKIEPCGHLLCSRCLAAWQHSDSQTCPFCRCEIKGWEAVSIYQFHGQATAEDSGNSSDQEGRELELGQVPLSAPPLPPRPDLPPRKPRNAQPKVRLLKGNSPPAALGPQDPAPA, translated from the exons ATGGCTCTGGCGGTGGCCCCGTGGGGGCGACAGCGGGAAGAGGCCCGCGCCCTGGGCCGGGCAGTCAGGATGCTGCAGCGCCTAGAAGAGCAATGCGTCGACCCCCGGCTGTCCGTGAGTCCCCCTTCGCTGCGGGACCTGCTGCCCCGCACAGCGCAGCTGCTTCGAGAGGTGGCCCATTCTCGGCGGGCGGCCGGCGGAGGCGGCCCCGGGGGTCCCGGTGGCTCCGGGGACTTTCTACTCATCTACCTAGCCAATCTGGAGGCCAAGAGCAGGCAGGTGGCCGCGCTGCTGCCTCCCCGGGGCCAAAGGAGTGCCAACGACGAGCTCTTCCGGGCGGGCTCCAGACTCAG GCGACAGCTGGCCAAGCTGGCCATCATCTTCAGCCACATGCACGCAGAGCTGCACGCACTCTTCCCCGGGGGAAAGTACTGTGGACACATGTACCAGCTCACCAAGGCCCCCGCCCACACCTTCTGGAGGGAAAGTTGCGGAGCCCG gTGTGTGCTGCCCTGGGCTGAGTTTGAGTCCCTCCTGGGCACCTGCCACCCTgtggaaccaggctgcacagccctGGCCTTGCGCACCACCATTGACCTCACCTGCAGCGGGCACGTGTCCATCTTCGAGTTCGACGTCTTCACCAGGCTCTTTCAG CCATGGCCAACACTCCTCAAGAACTGGCAGCTCCTGGCAGTCAACCACCCAGGCTACATGGCCTTCCTCACCTATGATGAGGTCCAAGAGCGTCTGCAGGCCTGCAGGGACAAGCCAGGCAG cTACCTCTACCCAGATGGAAAGACCCACAACCCAGACCTGACTGAGCTCGGCCAGGCAGAACCCCAGCAGCGCATCCACGTGTCAGAG gagcagctgcagctcTACTGGGCCATGGACTCCACATTTGAGCTCTGCAAGATCTGTGCTGAGAGCAACAAGGATGTGAAGATTGAGCCGTGCGGGCACCTGCTCTGCAGCCGCTGCCTGGCTGCCTGGCAG CACTCGGACAGCCAGACCTGCCCCTTCTGCCGCTGCGAGATCAAGGGCTGGGAGGCTGTGAGTATCTACCAGTTCCACGGTCAGGCTACTGCTGAGGACTCGGGGAACAGCAGTGACCAGGAAGGCAGGGAGTTGGAGCTGGGGCAG GTGCCCCTTTCGGCTCCTCCATTGCCCCCACGGCCAGATCTGCCCCCCAGGAAGCCCAGAAATGCCCAGCCGAAAGTG AGACTCCTAAAGGGGAACTCCCCTCCAGCTGCCCTGGGACCCCAGGACCCTGCCCCGGCCTGA
- the CBLC gene encoding E3 ubiquitin-protein ligase CBL-C isoform X1 — MALAVAPWGRQREEARALGRAVRMLQRLEEQCVDPRLSVSPPSLRDLLPRTAQLLREVAHSRRAAGGGGPGGPGGSGDFLLIYLANLEAKSRQVAALLPPRGQRSANDELFRAGSRLRRQLAKLAIIFSHMHAELHALFPGGKYCGHMYQLTKAPAHTFWRESCGARCVLPWAEFESLLGTCHPVEPGCTALALRTTIDLTCSGHVSIFEFDVFTRLFQPWPTLLKNWQLLAVNHPGYMAFLTYDEVQERLQACRDKPGSYIFRPSCTRLGQWAIGYVSSDGSILQTIPVNKPLSQVLLEGQKDGFYLYPDGKTHNPDLTELGQAEPQQRIHVSEEQLQLYWAMDSTFELCKICAESNKDVKIEPCGHLLCSRCLAAWQHSDSQTCPFCRCEIKGWEAVSIYQFHGQATAEDSGNSSDQEGRELELGQVPLSAPPLPPRPDLPPRKPRNAQPKVRLLKGNSPPAALGPQDPAPA; from the exons ATGGCTCTGGCGGTGGCCCCGTGGGGGCGACAGCGGGAAGAGGCCCGCGCCCTGGGCCGGGCAGTCAGGATGCTGCAGCGCCTAGAAGAGCAATGCGTCGACCCCCGGCTGTCCGTGAGTCCCCCTTCGCTGCGGGACCTGCTGCCCCGCACAGCGCAGCTGCTTCGAGAGGTGGCCCATTCTCGGCGGGCGGCCGGCGGAGGCGGCCCCGGGGGTCCCGGTGGCTCCGGGGACTTTCTACTCATCTACCTAGCCAATCTGGAGGCCAAGAGCAGGCAGGTGGCCGCGCTGCTGCCTCCCCGGGGCCAAAGGAGTGCCAACGACGAGCTCTTCCGGGCGGGCTCCAGACTCAG GCGACAGCTGGCCAAGCTGGCCATCATCTTCAGCCACATGCACGCAGAGCTGCACGCACTCTTCCCCGGGGGAAAGTACTGTGGACACATGTACCAGCTCACCAAGGCCCCCGCCCACACCTTCTGGAGGGAAAGTTGCGGAGCCCG gTGTGTGCTGCCCTGGGCTGAGTTTGAGTCCCTCCTGGGCACCTGCCACCCTgtggaaccaggctgcacagccctGGCCTTGCGCACCACCATTGACCTCACCTGCAGCGGGCACGTGTCCATCTTCGAGTTCGACGTCTTCACCAGGCTCTTTCAG CCATGGCCAACACTCCTCAAGAACTGGCAGCTCCTGGCAGTCAACCACCCAGGCTACATGGCCTTCCTCACCTATGATGAGGTCCAAGAGCGTCTGCAGGCCTGCAGGGACAAGCCAGGCAG TTACATCTTCCGGCCCAGCTGTACTCGCCTGGGGCAGTGGGCCATCGGCTATGTGAGCTCAGATGGCAGCATCCTGCAGACCATCCCTGTCAACAAACCCCTGTCCCAGGTGCTCCTGGAGGGACAGAAGGACGGCTT cTACCTCTACCCAGATGGAAAGACCCACAACCCAGACCTGACTGAGCTCGGCCAGGCAGAACCCCAGCAGCGCATCCACGTGTCAGAG gagcagctgcagctcTACTGGGCCATGGACTCCACATTTGAGCTCTGCAAGATCTGTGCTGAGAGCAACAAGGATGTGAAGATTGAGCCGTGCGGGCACCTGCTCTGCAGCCGCTGCCTGGCTGCCTGGCAG CACTCGGACAGCCAGACCTGCCCCTTCTGCCGCTGCGAGATCAAGGGCTGGGAGGCTGTGAGTATCTACCAGTTCCACGGTCAGGCTACTGCTGAGGACTCGGGGAACAGCAGTGACCAGGAAGGCAGGGAGTTGGAGCTGGGGCAG GTGCCCCTTTCGGCTCCTCCATTGCCCCCACGGCCAGATCTGCCCCCCAGGAAGCCCAGAAATGCCCAGCCGAAAGTG AGACTCCTAAAGGGGAACTCCCCTCCAGCTGCCCTGGGACCCCAGGACCCTGCCCCGGCCTGA